The genomic region gaacaaaacacataGATGCCCTAGACTCAACTCAGCTCTACTGATCAATCTTTAGGGGTTAGGACTAGGCTTTTGAAATGTTAAAACACCCAGAAAACTGATGACCAGTCAGGCTTAGTATCCTCCATCTCTACCACTCATATGGTACTTAATGTTTCATATTTAAATGGAAAGGACACCtcacacttttttgtttttcctatagtACCTACTCAGAGAATAtgcctaataaatattttatgagagTAGTACAGAAGTGTGACtccatttttctcttatatttcatTTCAGTGTGGAAGGCTCTTTAGAAACACTATTAACATAACAGCATTATGTCAAAAAGCGCCAATAACATTCTcaccaacttttctttttaaaggcattAGGTATAGCTAGACTGTAAAAGGCAAGTGGTGTGAAGCCCAAACCTAAGATCCTAAGATCTAGGATGAGTCAAGACTTCATAGTCTACATGAGTGAGTAGAGGCAGCATCTAGAGGAAAACAAAAGTATGTGGCTATCAAATTCCAAAGACGCCCCATTTTATTACAGAGAAAATACAAAGCCGTTTCCTCACAGGGAAAAGTACAGTTTTCCTTCTCCAGGGTGACAGATGAGCCTTTTCCGAAGTTCTCAGCTTTCTCTTCTATCGAAACTTCCCATGTCGGTTAAAGTGTTTGTAGAGATAGCGGATGCGTTTATTAAGGTTGTGCAGGTCATCAGCGAACATTCTACTTCCAACCATTTTCCTCTTTCGGATACAACGTTGCAATTCATTCCCTTTCCAACCTCGAAGCCATATGGGCCCCCTGATCAGTTCTTTGGGGTGCTTTTCAAAGTTTCCTGTGTAATGTGAAAGAACACATTAGATCCAAGACAAGAGAATCCATCCTACACCAGCTAAGCTTTCAACCCACGGTTGCATCTTGCTGAGCAGCACCTATAGACAAGACACATTACAGTACAGAACAAcagcacagactctggagccagactgcttggGGTTAAAATTCTGATACTGCCATTTATTAACTTTGGAAAAACTGTTCATTTTTACTTATGAAGTAAAAATTATATGAGGGCACTCACAACAGTGCCAAACACAATGTAAACAGCTACATAAGTGTTTGCTCTTACTACTGAGCACAGTACCACTCTCTACACAGGAGGAAAAGATAGTCGTTACAGCGTAATTGCCATTCTGAAATTGTGTACCACATCGAAGGTCAAGTCTTACCCAGGATCCCGATGTTGTCATACACTCCGAACATGGCCCTTTTCTCGTTCCAACGATCAACCACTTTGGGGGGCGGGAGAGTGAGCCTTATACCGATCAATCTAGGCACACCTagggatggggaagggagagaattAATCTGAGCCGCCTATTATACTACGAAGCAGTTATCGGGGTGTCTACATCAGCCACTTACCAAGAGAGAAGCTTCTGCACGCCAGAGGCACCCAGTCCCACAGGCGCCTACCTGCCCTGGATAAGAGGTTCCCTGCCATTTCTCTATTCTCCCCCCTTCAACAGCACACCAAATAAGCCCAAGAGTGAGGGCCAGAAGCGGCCCTCAAGAAGATGACGACAGGAACCGTCCCCGCCAACTTCACACGAGTACTAAGGCGAAGGCAGCCATCTTGGGCCTTACCCAGGCAGCTGTGAGCGCGCCGCCCACCTACGCCCCATCCACAACAGCCACAAGCCCCGCCCCCCGGGTTCCGGCCGGAGGGGCCTCTACCACCCTTTCCGCCTCAGTGCTTCCGGTCCGCCTGCCGGAAGTTTTGGAGCGCCGGACGAGCTGAGGTCCGCGACTCGTCGCTAAGATTCACCAAAACTGAGATTTCAAGAAAATTCACCCTTTCCGCTTTCTTTGGCGTTCTTCAACTGTGAAGGAAATGAAGGTTGAGAACCTGGAACCCGCTTCCAAAGACCAAGCCCTTTCTCTGTGCCTCACAACAGTCTTGCGCTGTAGCTGTTTTTATTACCCCTATTTTACTACTGGGAAGGAGATTTGAGGCCCTGAAAGTGAAGTGACTTGTTGGACGTCACTTAGCGGAGGAGATGGCGAAACCTGGATTAGAGGCGATGCCTTCTAACTCCCAGCGTGGACTTGCCTCCTTTCCTGGGGGTGACTGAATGCCCAGCCAGGGACGCGACATTTCTGGCCGGCAGAAATACGGCCTCCTCCCCGCCGACCGGGCAAAGGGAGACCTTGCGGCCAAGGAGGGATTCGCAGGCGGGCCGGGGGTGGGAGCGGGGGGGCCGGAGCCGGAGCCTTGGCCCGCCCCCGGGCGGCGCTGTGATTGGTCGGCGGCTCCGGCGAGCGTCGCGATTGGCCCCCCTGCAGCCGTTGAGATTTGAACTTGGTATTTGTGGCTTTGCCCGCGCGTTGCCAGACTCAGAGGCGGCCTTTTGCCTCTGCCTGCCGGGGATTGGCGGGATTCTCCGCCAACTTGAAAACTGCCTTGCTAATTGGTGCGTGTTGTGCACGcgtgttttttccttttcatttcagccTGACTGCCGGAGTCAGAGCCGCGGGCGAGATCCCCAGGTAAGATGTGGTGTTGCAGGTCGTAAAAGAGTAGGAAAGTCGAGTACATGGCAGTGTGACCCAGTATTGGGCAAAATACAGTAGGCCTAGTAGGTATAACCCTGGGGCGCGATGTGGGAGAAACTGTTAAGTCTGACAGATCCGCAACGGAAGATGTTAAGCAAATCGCTTAACTTTCTTACTTCAATTTCCGCTCTGTAAACTCATTTGTATTATTATGCACCTCATGGGATTGAGGTTAGGAGACTTAGATCAGATATGATACATGCAAATAGCCTAACAGACTTGGCACAGGATAAATATCATTGTTAATGCTCTTACCATTCTGGTGCAGGAAGCCCACTAGCCCATGCTGGGGCACTGTTCTGGCTTCAGATGAGATCAGACCATTCTCTCTATACTTAAGGAGCTTTgcacataaaaatggaaataataatactttGCACATTAATATGCCACTTTATAGTTCTTTAAACACCTTCGTACTGCTTGATTTGTTTGATCATCAGAGCAACTTCGTGAAGTAATCAGTTTAGTAACCCTGTTTTTACAGATAAAGCCCAGGGGTTTAAGTGTGAAGATCAAGTGCCAAAGTCACTACTAGAATTAGTTTCTAGTCCGGGGTCAATCTCAGATCCCGTAAGATAATGTTACTAGCTTGCTATAAAACTAAAAGCCATTATATATGTTGGGGATGGGAAAGTAATAGAACCAGATACGAAGACAGGTCTTGAATATAGACCCTGACCTTTTCACTGTTTGGTTTGTAGCCCTGTGAGCCTGTAGGAGTAGAATGGCTCCCCAAATGTATGAGTTCCATCTGCCATTATCCCCAGAGGAGTTGTTGAAAAGTGGAGGGGTGAATCAGTATGTTGTGCAAGAGGTACTGTCCATCAAACATCTTCCACCACAGCTTAGAGGTAAGACTCCATAGCTGTCACTGTACCTAACTCTTTCAAAGGACCATCTCACATGGAATTGCTACATTGTCATTTCTGTTCCACTACACCAGGAAGCATCATAAGAGCAAGAAACATGTTTTTCCCATTTTGCTGTTTTATCCTAAAATTGCGTGGGATGTATGACCCAAAGAGTACATTCATTAACTTCCTTTTCTGGATTAGTCAAAAACAGTCTTGGTGTATGTGATTACTCTTTGGGGAAAAGTTATTTTCCATCTTTACCCCTTACCATGTGTCAAAATTAAGTCCTGGTGGATTTAAGAGTTATAGGAGGGGATCGCTTTTTCAGAATGTCTGGGACTTGACCCGACCTGTTTTTGGTAATACCTTTTTAGAGTCTAGGTATCTTCCTTCCAAGATGTGCAattatggggaaaaaaacccataatatatatgtaccacTGCAACACTGAGCAATATATGTACAGTGCAGTCACCTACTGAAACCTGTAAATGATCAAAAGCACCTTTCGCATTACCAGAAAGACTTCATAATGTCCTTGTACTTGTTGGAAGCGATCTTGTAGCAGTTAGGTTGCTTTGGAGAGGTATGGAGATTAAAgactggagccaggctgcctggatttgaatcctggttctaccactctgaccttagacaagttacttaattctctcggtgccttggtttcctcgtctgtaaataTAGAGATTATAACCAATTCATTTGTTATCACCTACAAGAAGAAGGGTTGGTTAATGCAGCAGCTCGACAATATGGTCCCAGCTTGTCTCCTCTTGGCCTTTCTTTCATGGTTGCTAGATGGcagcttctttttgcttttcttttttttttttttttgagtcagggtctcactctgttgcccagactggagtgcagtggtgcgatattggctcaccacaacctccgcctccccaggctcaagcgattctcctgcttcagcctcccaagtagctaggattacaggcgcatgccactaccgcccggctaatttttgtatttttagtagagacgggatttcaccatgttggccaggctggtcttgaactcctgacctcacatgatccacccacctcggcctcccaaggtgttgggattataggcgtgagccaccgcaccaggctagATGGCAGCTTCTTGCTCTAATGTCCAGAAgtaaaaaaaggaattttctatCTTgtactttttgttctttattttattttgaaagacaaGGTAAagactctcttgcccaggctggagtccagtggcatgatcacggctcactgcagcctcaacttcccagactcaagcaatcctctcacctcagcctcccaagcagctgggatcacagacatgcaccaccatacctggctaattttttaattttctgtagaaacAGTGCCtccttatgttacccaggctggtctcgaacttctgggctcgagcagtcttcccgcctcagcctcccaaagtgctgggattgcaggctggagtgcagtggcctgatcacagctcactgcagcctcaacctcccaggctcaagcagtcctcccacctcagcctcccaagtagttgggaccacagacatgtgccaaagtgctgggattgtaggcatgagccaccatgcccggccagacttttttgttaaaaactaaaacacactcacacattggcctaggcctacacagggtcaagGTCACCAAGAAGTCAGTAGACGATGGGAATTTTTCAgctgtattatatttttatgacaCCACTGTCGCATATGTGGTCTATTGTTCACCAAAATGTTACAGGGCACAGGACTGTACAGGTAAGAGAAATAGAATTACCCAGACTGGTTAAACTGATCAAGATTATTACCTAGGAGGCTCCCTAAACTTGAGCATATCAACCATTTGGTAATCAAGGAAGAAGGCAGAGTGTGGAGGTTGGCTAATGGATGGCAAACCAACAGTGTCCACAGGTATACTATTCTGTCCATATCTTGTGGATATATGTGTCACCAATTGAACATGCTGCATACTATGACAAATTACTCTTCACTTATTATAATGatgcatcatttttttaaatggtcaccttttttttttttaagttccagagtacatgtacaggatgtgcaagtttgttgcATAGATAAAcgtgctgtggtggtttgctgcacctatcaacccatcacctgggtattaagcccagcatgtatTAGTTATTTTCTTATGCTCCCCCTCCCCCCATTCCACCCCCTAACAGGCTCCattgtgttgttcccctccctgtgtccatgtgatctcattgttcagctcccacttataagtaagaacatgcagtgtttggttttctgttcttgcgttagtttgctaaggataatggatGGAGtaccagctccatccatgtccctgcaaaggacatgatcttgttcctgtcacctttttttttttttttttttttttttgagactgagtctccttctgtcacccaggctggagtgcagtggcacaatctcagctcactgcagcctccgcctcccgggttcaagtgattctcctacctcagcctcctgagtagctgggattacaggcacatgccaccatgcctggctaatttttgtatttttagttgagacagggtttcaccatgttggtcaggctggtctcgaactcctgacctcatgatccacccaccttgacctcccaaagtgctgggattacaggcgtgaaccaccgcgcccagccactttttttttttaaagagtcttttattttttggagacagggtctcattttgttgcccaggctggagtgcagtggctccgtCCCGGCGGAGACGggctcaacctctcaggctcagcctcccgagtagctgggagtacaggcatgtgccaccatgcactgctaattttgtgttatttgtagcaacgaggttttgccatgttgcccaggctggtctcaaactcccgagctcaagcgatctgcccacctcagcctcccaaagtgctgagattacagccgtgagccactgcacccagccaagagtcctttttaaaacaattgcATTGCTTTGATGATTTTGGTGTTTAGAACCCTGAATATGACTTCTATAAGTAAGATCAAATCATTTAATTCATTTAGCAAGTATTTACTGATCAtatgctgtgtgccaggcattgttctaagcattGGTAATacaacagtaaacaaaacagacaaaatgacAAAGTTCTTCCTTTCAAGGTTCTCAACAAGTAATAAACAAGCAAATATGTAGTACAGTAGGACCCCTTATCCCAGGAGATATATTCCAAGACCCTTATTAGATGCCTGAAAATGgaatagtaccaaaccctatatatactatggtTTTTTCCCTCTACCTGCGTACCTATGGTAatgtttaatttacaaattagatacaataagagattaacaacaatttttttgtttgtttgtttgagacggagtcttgctttgtcaccaggctggagtgcagtggtgtgatctcagctcactgcaacctccacctcccaggttcaagagattcctctgcctcagcctcccaagtagctggaactacaggcgtttgccaccacacccagctaattttttgtattttagtagagatgggtttcaccatgttggccaggatggtctcgatctcctgaccttgtgatctgcccacctcggcctcccaaagtgctgggattacaggtgtgagccaccgcgcctggcctgtttaacAACAGTATTAATAAAATAGAGCAATTGTAACTATGCCAGCATCACTACCCTTgtactttggggccattattaagtaaaataaaagttcCTTGAACAGAGCCCTGCaacagttgatctgataaccaAGGTGGCTACTAATGGGTGAGTAGGGTTGCATATACAGTGTGGATATGTTGggcaaagggatgattcacatcccaggCAGGAGGCGGCAGGGCAGCACCAGATTttatgctactcagaatggcacaCAACATAcaatttatgaattgtttatctctggaatatttctttctttctttttatttttttaagataagagtcttgctttgttgcccaggctggagtgcagtggctcaatctcagcccactgcaacctccacctcctaggctcaagcaattctcctgcctcagcttcccaagtagctgggactacaggtaagtgccaccacgcctggctaatttttggggtttttttaaattgttctggagacggagttttgctctgtcgcccaggttggagtgcagtggcaagatatcggctcactgcaacctccacctcccgggttcaagcaattctcctgcttcagcctcccaagtggctggaattacaggtgcccaccaccacgtccagctaattttttttgtattttttagtagagccggggtttcaccatgttggccaggctggtctcgaactcctgacctcaggtgatctgcccaactcggcctcccaaagttctgggattacaggcgtaagctactgtgcccagcctatttctggaatatttcatttaatattttcagacttgAGATTGACCACGGGTAACTGAAACCCCATAAAGTGAGAACACAGATTGGTGAGGACCACTGTATGTCAGATGATTGTAAgagccaaagagaaaaataaagaagacagtgtggccaggcgcagtggctcacacctgtaatcctagcactttggaaagccgaggtggttggattgctcaagctcaggggtttgagaccggcctggccaacatggtgaaaccccatctctaccaaaattacaaaaaagttagccaggcgtggtggtgcacacctgtagttccagctacttgggaggctggggtgggagaactgcttgagcccaggaggcagaggctgcagtgagccatgatcatgccactgcactgcaacctgggccacagagctagaccctgtttcaaaaaagaaaaaaaaagaagtgtactgggaatggtggcttgtccctgtaatcccaaccacttgggaggcagaggcaggaggattgttaaggccaggagttcaagaccagcctgggcaacatagtctctaaaattaattatacaaagcttaaaaataaataatataaagaggAAGATAGTAGGACCTGCCATTTGATGTTGGCTCATCAGAGAAGGCTTGCTGTTACGTCACGTTTGAGCAGAGACCTTAATAAAGTAAGGAGATAAACTATGCAGATTGTTAGGGAAGGGCAttccaagcaaacagaaaagccTATGCAAAGGCCTTGAGGTGGGCAAATGCCAATAGAGTTGGAGTGCAGTAAGCTAGGAAA from Pongo pygmaeus isolate AG05252 chromosome 10, NHGRI_mPonPyg2-v2.0_pri, whole genome shotgun sequence harbors:
- the MRPL51 gene encoding large ribosomal subunit protein mL51, which translates into the protein MAGNLLSRAGRRLWDWVPLACRSFSLGVPRLIGIRLTLPPPKVVDRWNEKRAMFGVYDNIGILGNFEKHPKELIRGPIWLRGWKGNELQRCIRKRKMVGSRMFADDLHNLNKRIRYLYKHFNRHGKFR